The Sphingobium aromaticiconvertens genome has a segment encoding these proteins:
- a CDS encoding DUF3325 domain-containing protein, translating into MIHILAMTLCVTGFACLCAAMARHQKDFIGHKLETGASRQLRLIGGTILLLALSIDMAGLGAGYGAIAWCGHLTVAAALVLTHLNWAIARNITKTRTRD; encoded by the coding sequence ATGATCCATATTCTCGCAATGACGCTCTGCGTCACCGGCTTTGCCTGCCTATGCGCCGCCATGGCGCGGCACCAGAAGGACTTTATCGGTCACAAGCTGGAGACGGGCGCGAGCCGCCAACTGCGCCTGATTGGCGGCACGATATTGCTGCTCGCTTTGTCGATCGACATGGCTGGCCTTGGCGCGGGCTATGGTGCCATCGCCTGGTGCGGTCATCTGACCGTGGCCGCGGCGCTGGTCCTCACCCACCTCAACTGGGCGATCGCACGCAATATAACGAAAACCAGAACGAGAGATTGA
- a CDS encoding DUF4198 domain-containing protein: MMKTMKILTALAATMATIPAVAHEIWVERDASGPARIYLGEPAEAVPEAGDPEFHHLQKPQAIQSDDKPIAFVRRANHIEATVPGSGDVRVRDDSVFAPWKSGEKMQGAIFYARAGRSETAAKLDLELVPAAANADRFTLLFRGKPVPAAKLTVITPDRWQKAFFTDANGGVEIPKLGAGRYIVGASHTEEGPAKLGGQDVASVVHISTLTFVR; the protein is encoded by the coding sequence ATGATGAAGACAATGAAAATCCTGACGGCCCTTGCCGCCACGATGGCCACTATACCAGCGGTCGCGCATGAAATCTGGGTCGAGCGCGATGCGAGCGGCCCGGCCCGCATCTATCTGGGCGAACCGGCAGAGGCGGTCCCTGAGGCGGGCGATCCCGAATTCCATCATCTGCAAAAACCACAGGCTATCCAGAGTGACGACAAGCCGATCGCGTTCGTTCGTCGGGCCAACCATATCGAAGCCACCGTGCCCGGCAGCGGCGATGTGCGCGTGCGCGACGACAGCGTCTTTGCCCCATGGAAGTCCGGCGAAAAGATGCAGGGCGCGATCTTCTACGCCCGCGCCGGTCGCAGCGAAACGGCAGCGAAGCTCGACCTGGAACTGGTTCCCGCAGCCGCCAATGCGGATCGCTTCACCCTGCTATTCCGGGGCAAGCCCGTTCCTGCTGCCAAACTGACGGTCATCACCCCCGATCGCTGGCAGAAGGCGTTCTTCACCGATGCGAATGGCGGCGTGGAAATACCGAAGCTGGGCGCCGGACGCTACATTGTCGGCGCATCGCATACGGAAGAAGGCCCCGCCAAGCTGGGCGGGCAGGATGTGGCAAGCGTCGTGCATATCTCGACCCTGACCTTCGTGCGTTAA